From a single Bacillus pumilus genomic region:
- a CDS encoding mannonate dehydratase: MNEHAIFGEIGRPGYRLYDRALESYVFARDLGRTHVQTRKGKVAA; this comes from the coding sequence ATGAATGAACATGCAATCTTTGGTGAGATAGGCAGACCTGGTTACCGTTTATATGATCGAGCGCTTGAAAGCTATGTATTTGCAAGGGATTTGGGAAGGACTCACGTTCAGACGAGGAAAGGGAAGGTGGCAGCATGA
- a CDS encoding PTS sugar transporter subunit IIC produces MSFKEKAADVMGNVAYRITNQKYIMAIKQAFVTLMPIIITGAFAVLVANMIMSPETGLAHFEIFRFLAELQPIMKAINYATLNFLTIGAVFLIGIELGKINGHKSLFPGLMALISFISVIPTTLLLEVDGSMREVVDVLARQFSDPKSLFLGMIIAIVSVEIFCKLTEVKWLQIKMPDSVPSNVATSFSSLFPSIITITIISSFGFAFHRLTGIYLHEAVYNVVQRPLESVVQGLPGILTLMFVAQFFWVIGIHGNQMIKPIREPLLLGSIAVNMTAFQEGKEIPNIITMPFWDVYMSIGGSGVTIGLLIAIFIAGRREEMRSIAKLSSGPGLFNINEPVIFGLPVMLNPVMAIPFIVTPLVTGTIGYIATATGFAGKAVVMVPWTTPPIVNAWLSTAGSMGAVITQLICIVVAVFIYFPFVLLSNRKPEAAPDSE; encoded by the coding sequence ATGAGCTTCAAGGAGAAAGCAGCAGACGTCATGGGAAATGTAGCTTATCGCATCACGAACCAGAAATATATTATGGCGATTAAACAGGCATTTGTCACGCTGATGCCAATCATCATTACAGGGGCTTTTGCTGTACTGGTGGCAAATATGATTATGAGCCCGGAGACAGGGCTTGCTCATTTTGAGATATTTAGATTTTTAGCAGAGCTTCAGCCAATTATGAAGGCAATCAACTATGCCACGCTGAACTTTTTAACAATTGGGGCTGTGTTCCTGATCGGGATAGAGCTTGGGAAAATCAACGGGCACAAGTCTCTGTTCCCAGGTCTGATGGCATTGATTTCGTTTATATCTGTTATTCCAACGACACTTCTTCTTGAAGTTGATGGATCGATGCGTGAGGTCGTAGATGTACTGGCAAGGCAATTTTCCGATCCAAAAAGCCTATTTTTAGGGATGATCATTGCAATCGTATCTGTGGAAATCTTTTGTAAGCTGACCGAGGTAAAATGGCTGCAAATCAAGATGCCAGATTCTGTTCCATCGAATGTGGCAACATCTTTTTCGTCACTTTTTCCTTCGATCATTACGATTACGATCATTAGTTCCTTCGGCTTTGCATTTCACCGTTTGACAGGCATTTATTTGCATGAAGCAGTGTATAACGTGGTACAGCGTCCGCTAGAAAGTGTTGTACAAGGTCTGCCAGGGATTTTAACGTTGATGTTTGTGGCACAATTTTTCTGGGTGATCGGCATCCATGGCAACCAGATGATCAAACCGATCAGGGAGCCGCTCTTATTAGGGTCAATTGCAGTGAATATGACAGCATTTCAAGAAGGAAAAGAGATTCCGAATATCATCACGATGCCATTTTGGGATGTGTATATGAGCATTGGTGGTTCAGGTGTGACCATTGGGCTTTTGATTGCGATTTTTATTGCTGGAAGAAGGGAAGAGATGCGAAGTATTGCCAAGCTCTCATCTGGACCAGGTCTTTTTAACATCAATGAACCCGTTATTTTTGGCTTGCCCGTCATGTTAAACCCTGTGATGGCCATTCCATTTATCGTCACACCGCTTGTGACAGGTACGATTGGTTACATTGCGACAGCTACAGGATTTGCTGGAAAAGCCGTTGTGATGGTGCCGTGGACGACACCGCCGATTGTGAATGCGTGGCTGTCCACCGCTGGCAGCATGGGGGCGGTCATCACACAGCTCATCTGTATTGTGGTTGCGGTCTTCATCTATTTTCCATTTGTTCTTTTGTCTAACCGTAAACCGGAAGCGGCACCAGATTCAGAATAA